The genomic stretch tgaaaacgagcaagcaaagcaattaagagcccatggaaaaccatggatgcaaagggtgccttacaccttccctttgcataaattaccccccgaacttagatttctttaaaaaggttttttttctgtttctttttgcctttctgatttagtttggataaaataaaagtcggtggcgactcttgcttaccgcgacattccgattattaaaaggtcagttcaccgtgttacagaactggcgactctgctggggataaattttcgataaaagaggggttaccttaaaagtttaggattcatttaaatgttttctattgtttgctttgtttgatttaattttgcagggctgttttgggtattctgttgtgtgaaagatcctaacccggatctgagtaccttaggtatatggcatgagatcaaggagactgcacagcgtatactgatgtggttgatctgatggccatcgttagtgtggcacattggtttgtcctggtgttccttgggatccgacctgaggaaatgcttggctgccgcgtggtgtcattaagcactaattcgcccttagaaccttagtcgaacttgactttggccttttagaaagtagcgagatggctggctttggttccgactgaagttggttgatactcgaagctacactcatatggactggactttcaggaccttttcggttggcgattcgattgccgaactgagataagcgccttcgagaaaggtcaatgatatgagctccttagaacccgatctgtatataggacaggtttgaaccgactaaacttcagtggggagggtacgcaCCCCCAGaccacatgcaagcctaaccttaaggcaaaattgtgtgacttgtttgtgtttgttatctacttggcattcatgacatcataaacatcatgagcatcataacatcatgactaaccattcgaggaccaaggaattcatctttgttctgttttgtaggttatggagactagaaacaccattcgagttaactttgtgaagataccttccgaattgaaagaattggtattagagattcctggaggttcccgattcactgaaagacatggtctcttgcccagtttagttacttcaggttttgatgaagaaatgatgagtgtactatttcaattcttcgatcccgagcatcattgttttactttcccggattatcagttggtacctactatggaagagtttgctgacatacttggactccccatccgagatcagattccgttcactggtttggaagaaattccaaaattagaagttatcgctcccgctttacatcttaagaagtctgatattgatggtcattgggaaaccagaagtggagtcaaggggttcctcgctaagttcttacttgggaaagctcgcatgtttctgaagtccatgagttatcaagccttcgaagacatattagcattactcatctatggtttggtgttgttccctaatcctgatcagttcattgatgtgcacgccataaagatatttctgacacgcaatccagttcctaccttgcttggagatatcctacactctcttcacactcgtactatgaagaagcgagggactcttatgtgttgcatacctttgttATCTAAGTGGTTTACTTCGCACTTGCCTCGATCAGTAATAAGGAACGACCAAAGGCTGAAATGGCAcaagagaataatgtcactttcacattctgatatccgttggctgtctttatccaaggaaagtttcaccatgatcgaccgttgtggacaatatcctaatgtgcctttacttggcatacgagggggtatcacttttggttcatcacaaaagtccaagatttcacttcttctggaaaaagtcaactgtacaagatcacctttgacttttagggttttagaTCAAGCCAACACTTTtagggatcaatatcatcaatatatgattattaaagtcatttggccaaagaaaatcaagataattcatcaaggatcaaaaagtaaCTCAaatttaacgaacatcgtgacttttatgtagtatagcacacgaaaatcttccaaaataacaatgtatgcaagttaaaccaacttcgtgatttttatgtactatatcaaacaaaaatcttcgaaaagaataaattttgcaagtttaacaagcttcgtgacttttatgtagtatagcatacgaaaatcatcTGAAAGACGGAATTATAATGTTTGTGTAGTAGAATTTGATATTAAGATCAGCATGATTGATAAAATCCACAGTCAAACTTGATTCATGGCATAGAACATATTCAGTTATCATACCTTAGACCCTTTAATACCATGAATCATACCCTTCCTGTGCTTGACTCTGATCAGTCACAGAGATGTTGCTGCTAAAGGGGAACGATTTTTCTGCATTGCTTTTTTATGTCTTTTTTGGATGGAAATTCAGTGGACAAGAACAATTTCCAATTTATTATGGTCTTTTGTTAGAATCAACAACAAATGTTGGAACTCGAAatcaaaaggcaaaaaaaaaaagttgaaaaacaAAAGACAAACTGGTGCCATAACCAAGTAAACACCTCCTTAAACAAAATATTACACTATTATATCAAAATCAATTGGAACTTTTTCAAGTTTTCGAAAGCCttatatatatttatcataattcaattgtaaaaaatcaaaatattaacaCGGTTTAGTcattacaaatattttatgaaattATGTTAGTCATAGTTTAACTTCTGATAAATTTTGATATCTTTCAAAATGATACCAAAATCTTACAATGGATTTTGTAAAACACAAACCGAACCTATCCAATATTTTGGATTGGACCAACCCAAATTATCTTGTTGACCATGAACCATGGCTGTCACTAAGGGACACCACTGTCTAGCAGGACCATCCAAGACACTACACTAGTAAACATGAGGGACAAGAGCCAAGACAACATTCATTCAAATTTCAGAAAAGACAAACCACATTCCAAAAATGACACACTACAAAGATTGTTTTTTACTACAAATAAAAAGATAACCTTACTTGTAAAGTCAAACACTGACCCCTCGTACTTCTCAATGTGTAGTTCCTTTTGTGACAAATGCATGTGCCTGTTCCTTACATCTTAGAactcataataataataacaatccaATGCATTCATTTCATTGTTTTTCCACTTTAATCACTATTTAGTATTTCTTTCTTTAAATTACACTCATTTCTATCAAACACAATCTTTCTTTCTTCCTTCTCATTGCTAAGAAACAAAGCAATCTCATATCTAACATTCatagtttcatagttttcaaatgtCACAATCTTCTTGGCCTATAGTTGCAATTGTTGTGCTAAGCATCTTGGCCATTGTTTTCATATTCATCAGTTACTTGATTCTTGTGACCAAATGTTACTCTAACTGGTGGCATCCATTGAGATGGATATCAATCTTACCACCTTCACAGAATGAAGAGCCCTTCATAGCGTTCTCTCCGAGGACATGGAACCGCGGTGTCGACGAATCCGTCATCCAAGAAATCCCAACGTTTCAGTTCACGAAAGGAGAAGGCGGCGATGATCGTCGAAGTGTCAAAGGTTGTGTGGTTTGTTTGAATTCTTTTCAAGAACAAGATATGTTGAAAGTACTTCCGAATTGCAGCCACCACTTTCACTTGGATTGCATAAACATCTGGCTTCAAACAAATGCTAATTGTCCTCTTTGTAGAACAAGCATTTCGGGTAACACGCAGTTTCCGACGAACCGTAACATAGCAGCACCGAGTTCTTCACCGCAGGATTCTCAGTTATTCTCTAACATGGGTAGTGATGAAGATTTTGTGGTGATTGAATTGTGGGGCGAAAGAGAGCATAGAGGAACAATGTCTCATATGCAGCAAGAAAGAAATGAGTCAAGGGAAATCATAGCATCAGTGAGTAGAACTCACTCTACAGCTAGAAACATGAAGGAGGAGAAGGTGGTGGAGCTGAAACCATGGAAATGTCACAGTGTTTCCATCATGGGTGATGAGTGTATTGATGTTAGAAAAAAAGATGAACAGTTCTCTATTCAGCCGATTAGACGATCTTTCTCATTGGATTCTGCAAGTGATAGAAAAGCTTACTTGGAAGTTCAAGACATCATTCGACAGAATAGTCGGCATCGTCAAAATGAAGATTGTGGCAGTGAAGATTGTAATAGTAGCAAGGGTAGAAGATCATTCTTTCCATTTCGTTATGGTAGGGGATCAAAAACTTCATCGCTTGCTAGAGAGAACAGAGTATAATAATGGTAATAATGATAATAACACTATGATTATGTAAACTGATGCAATTAGAAAAGTTGTTCTATTGTTTTTTTTCCTCAATGTTGTATTCTAAATTTTCATTCCAGTTTTGCTGGTGAGATCTTTAAATTTGAGTGGGGTCAATGAGGAGTGACATAAAAGACAATGCTTTAATAGAGTTAGTATGACACTATTAGAAGTATTATCAAAAATAGAAATAGTTGCTTTTAGTGTGTCATTGCTTGAAATAACAAATGAAAGCAAATGATTACTTGTACGCACGCAGCTTTCATTCATGTTCAATTCATGATTCCTCTGTCTTCTCTTTTAGTGTCATTTGGGCCCAAAGATGGTAAAGAATGCAGGGTACACTATCAATTGGAAGACAGAGAATAGAGGGACCTAGAGAATGAGAAGCCACTAGAAAATCTTTATCAGAGACCCTTTATAGGCAGCTTCAAGACATTTTTAAGTTCTAACATAAAGCTGAGGCTCAATTAACTGTCTAACCTCACTTAGATGAATCTATGTACATCAAAGAATCGAAATTTCCAAATAACTAAAATAGAAAGGGACAATCATGACTTGGAAATTCATGCATTCCATTTAATTGAAAGCAAGAACATCCCGAACAAATAATGTGGGAGAGGGACAAAGCTATTTATTATTCAAAAGCTTGCAGTGGGGGTTTCTGGAGGTCTGCTGCTATATATATCACCAAAATGTAAATTTATTTCCCCTGCCTCTAAGTCATCTGTCAGTGCTGTTCTAGATAATTTGTCGTGATGATCTCTCCAGTAAGAGtattgttcttgatcttgatcCTCGGAGCCTCTATCAGAAAACTTGTCGTGATACTTATATGCTGTCTGGTCATTGAAATCTGGAGGCTCAAAGAAGCTTGTCTGAGCCTTTCCACTATGTAGGCGACTTCTAGCCCACCCTGTTTGGTCATTGAAATCTGGAGGCTCAAAGAAGCTTGTCTGAGCCTTTCCACTCTGAAGGCGACTTCTAGCCCACCATTGGCTTCTAGTTGCTTGGGGAAGTTCATTATAATTTTGATCATGAATAAGGCCCTCCCTGAAGATGGGAGATGACGTGGAAGCCCCAAGATGAGATCCAGCCCGTTCCTCTTGGTACTCATTTGAGTATTCTTCGTACTCATGTTCGTTCTGTTGCAAGTTGGAGGGCATTGAATAGTCTCTGGAATAACGTTCTGTTACTCCATATGGTTCGAATGGAACATCACTCATAGTTGCTTCATGAGGTTGAGATGTGTAGTACCAATCAAGAAGATAGGGAAGATTGTTCTGGTTGCCTTCAATCAGCCACAAAGAACCCAAGTGATTGCCAGTTACAAAAGTACTGTGTGGCATTTCCCGAGATACAAATCGGTTTCTGTCTCCATTGTCTCCCATATTGGGACTACCTCTCCACGTTCTAGGAGATGAAGATCTGTGTCTGTTTGCATATGCTGATAACTTCTGCTCTCTGAATGTTCTAAGATTAAGAAAAAACTGCTTCCCCTGGGCATTTGGTTCCCATGATGGGTAACTACTCTGAAAGCTGTAATGACAACAGAAGactaaattaacaaataaatagataaataaaacagCTCGAATAGGCCCGGATCACACGGGCTCCAAAATAAAAACTCTGAGAAATGAGTTGCCTAGGGTTCTATTTTTACATATAAACTAAAGTCGAACTAAATGTAAACATTGTTTTACTTTTGTTTTAATGACGACCAATTAAAAACCATACACACGGAGAGGTTTTGGAATCTTCATAATAGTGTTACAGAAATCATTTTTAAATCAAAGCACATATATGGATATCTCATGGAACTTTTTCCTTCACCGAGTTAGGTCACAAATTATACGTTTCAcaattcattcaaaataaaaagctATTAGAGCAATAGTTGCTCCATTGCTACTGCTATAAAAAGTTGAAGATGTGATAGCAGAGTAGCAGACAACAATCGAAAGATAACCTGGAAGTCCTAAGAGATTATGGAAACGACCTCAATGAATACATAATGTATGGGTTTGTCTTCTGATTATAATAACAAACTTTCCAAGACCATACCTCAACAACGATTTCTCCATCTTTCCTTGTGAACTCCTCCGGTGACGAGGGGCATTGTAGGGGGAACCGTAATGAGTGTTTCCATGCTCTTGAAAATCAAAGGTGCTAAAACTGTAACAACATCAAAGACATAACAATGTAATCAATAATTTCTACCATTAGCATATAGAAATTGAGACACCCCTTCCCCTAAAACAAAATCATGAAAGTCCAAAAGAATGGCTGGAGATTAAACATGTACATCGCAAAACAAAAGAATCCATGCTAACCTGCAAACATGCCCAACACCTTCAACATTTACAGTGAAATCAGCAATGTACTGCAAGATATCATCAACTCGCTGCAaatgaagagagaaaaagaaactaCAATGAAATATATTATGCTTAGATGACATAAAAATAAATCTCCAAGTACGAAAAAAATGACCTTTGAgacaataaatagaaaataacCTTTGGGACAACAAATAGAAGTAAATAAGGAGTGAGGAAAATTGAAGCCATATCCTCAAGTAACATCATTCCAGTATACTGCAGCATACAAAGAAATACATACATGAGCATGACAAGTATTCAAACCTATGCAACcgtgtaaataaataacaaataaggGTCAATCTAACATAATGTGAATGTATTAAACAACCACCTTGGGCAGGGTACCTGGAATAAGGTTTCAAACTCAATGCGAACAAGTTCAGTAATTTCTTTGCCACGCCATCTCTTTGGCATATAATGTGTATGTTGAACCACCATAGATATTGCTACCTCAGGATTTAATACAAGAAGGTCATTTGCTATTGCAGCCCGGCTAATAGCTGTTATAGTTCCAAAAACAGCAGCATACCAAAACAAGTTCCGACCAAATATCTGCAGTGAATTTTAGGAGAAAAAATAAAAACCTTCAATGACTACCGTGGCATTAAGTAAACTTAGTCAAAATTAACAGAAGTTCATTACATGGCCCTCTAGAAGAGACTCCTCGAGAAAAGCAATAATTATCAGAACTGCAGCAAATCCACCGGatacaaaagatatgaattttgcaATGATAGTTATGATAGGTGATGGAAATTGCTTGAGATAATCAGAAGCATGCAACACACTGTTATTAATTCGATGCCTGAAGAGATGTTCCACCTGTAACACAAGTTATTGATACATTTTAGCATTAAAAGTAAAAGAATATAAGTGACATAATGTTAAAAATGGTAACTAGGTACAACAGAAGACATATACTAATGCAACATAAAAATCAATCTCGAAGTAGCTATCAAAATGTCATATACAACCTACATGGCTACTGTTCAGTAATATAAAGGTTCTCTTCAAATGACTTACATGGTAACTGTTAAGaatcaatatttatatatagattattccatagaatattcctTAGCCTATCTAGAATTGAATAGAATATACCGTAGCATATTCCTTATGTAATTAATACAATAGGCTATAAATCTCACTATATAATTCAATCTCCATAGTGCTATTCAAACACACGGTTTTATTCAAATGTCTCACTCTCTTTTATTTCAACAGTAACAAAGTCAAAAATTACATTAAAGAAACTTAAATTTTCATCAACATTCaacctcttttaaaaaatatccaAGAATAGGCCAGCCAAAATGGGTGGCTAGACTAGAATAATACCATAACACGGTCACTTATTAACCGCTTTTCAAACACCATCAACTAGTTAAGTGTCAAATTTTCCtaaactaaatattttttatcaagaaTTCCTTTCTAGTAATTTCCCTAAACCCTCCAATAAGGATTTTCATCAATAGTTGTGTACAACTCCAAATCTTTCTTTGATGGTGATTTTTCAAGATAACAGAGAAAGCATGAATTAAATACACAACCACTGAAGGGTCTCAAAGCTTTTTAGATAATTGTTATATGTATGTTGCCGGTTATTTCTTGAAaataaattgaatcaaatatgcACTTGGTCTATGACACTATTAAAGTGTCTATGGACACTATGAAAGCTACAAAATGAGCTTAAGGCAACCACAGATGAGCTGAAAAAATGGAAGACCAAGAAAATGAATAATGATACCTCATTGAATTCCCTAAACATCCACCTAGATAAATTTGACCACCTTCGAGACGATGCAGTGCTTGGATGATTATAAAATTGTTCAGCATGCTTCAGAAATAGATATGCCAGCATGAATATGACAAGGAATGGAGAAAGTAAAAGCATTGCCAACCCAACTACCATAAGCCTTTTCTTTAATGTCTTTGGATTTGACACAAAATCCCTTCTGACATAGAAGTTCCTGCAGAAAAAGTCATGTTCAAAGGAGAATAAAAATATGTAAGAGTTAATTATATGAAAATTCTCATATTAATTACTTTACTGAACAACCACATAGGTCAATCTAAATACATTCATATCAAAgacatacaaaataaaataaccaaCTCCTATCCAACTATGAAGTTACAAGCGTAATGTCCAAACTAATGTGAAAAAATCTAAATCTTAAGCATCAGATATCAAATGTATCCTTCTATAAGGCACTAGTGTGCATCTAAATAGTCCTTCCATtcttcaaacaaacaaaccattTTCACAAAAAATGGTTAAAAGGGAAAATTGGACGAATAAACCTCAAAATATAATAGTTCATATTCATATACATTGTCattattaaaaattacaaaaacaaCTGATATTGAACAATCAGATTATACAATAATCAACATACCGATCAAACATGCTCTGCAGGATGCACCAATTTAAAGTCCATTCAAGGGTCTTGGGAAGTACTAAACGACGCTGTGCTCCATCAGGACTAGATTGAACTGTAGGACCTGCACCTGGAAACCATTGTGAAATGGGGAAAGCAAGCACACCCTTGTTGAGCATTCCGATTAAGTAGTTCTCCTTCCGCATCAGTCTCATGACTATATCATGGACAGAAAGATCTTTTAGCACACATAATTTTCGAGTACTCTGAACGAGAACAACTTTGTCAACAATTGTGGCCCAGGGCatagtttgaatttcattgtcAGTAACATGGAGGCTGCAAGACAGCCATGGTATGTTATGACCAAAAAAAAACATGCAAAACTGTGGAAAATTAACCATTTTCTTCTATACATTTTGGTTGTTCATCATTCACACTTACCTGTTGTAGTAAAACTGACGAATTTCCAGAGTATCCTTTAGTTGAGCAAAGAATCTCAAAAAGCAAAATATCCAATAGATCGAAAAAATTCCCAAGTATCCAACAATAATAGCTTTGGTAAGTGTCAGTGGGGTTAAAGGGTGTTGATGGAGAGCTTCTTTGCTAAGATCACAGGGCTTAATTCCAGATTCGACTGCATCCATCCCACATTTTGCATTACGGAGTCCATTCCAATcaacatataataaaaaaaatcctgAAAAGCATATGGTGAATCCCAGACTTAGAAGTTCAACAATCCACTTTATAACAATGCACCATAGCCCTTTCTCGCAGTAGTAGCTGTAAAGTCTTTCAAAGAAGAGATCCAAATCAGCAATTGGTTCTACATATACACTTTCGCTAttaaggagatcagaagggctcTCACTTCCTGGACTTGGGATTTTTCCATAAGTAGACAATTCAATCTCAGGTGAATCATTCAGTAAACCTGTTGTCAGAGATGAAGGACTTTGCTTTTTCCAATTGAATATACTAAAAGCACCGGAACTACTTGGTCTGCTAAACATTGTTCACAGACACTAACAGTAGGTGTAAACAGCCAGTCCATTCCCCAAAGGCCAAAACGGTTATAACAAGACTCTACATTCATGACCGAATAAATATTagaatcttacaaaggcaaacaAACAGATATTGTAAGAGACTATGTAGTTGCAATTTTATTCGGCAAATCAGATCAACaacaggaaaaaaaaaaaaaaaaagaaaaaaaaaaaaagacaatatgaACCACCAGCCATAAATGGGCAACTAGACTAGGTCTTGCATCATGTGCTAGTTGGCAACACAGAATATTGTCAATAGACTAAAATTTCAACAAGCTAATGAAAGTCATACATACCTGATCATGAGAAAAGTCGTATAAAACTGTCaacaccaaaatccaaaaatgatTTGAAAGGGTGGGCAGCACCTGAAGTGACATCCTAAAATGTCAGCATGAAACCATTTCACAAAAGCACACAAAAAACTAAAGTTCGTGAAAGAAAGTTAGGAAGTCCCAAATGTTCAATAAGAACAAAGATAGGTtgatttgcacaaattttcgGTCCCAATTTTGAACAAACCAACCGACCAACCAATGATCATAAAAAAATAGGCAAGGCCAACATGAGTCAAATTGGCATCAACAGCTTATATCTTCCAAACATTTTTCTTTCTCAACAATGTCATGTCATTTCAACTACTCCTAGACACTAATAACTTCTATCAACATTAAGCACCAGCCAAACTCTAAAACACGAATATTCATTGATTGCAACCGATTTCATTGACATTAACAATTTGCATAGAATTTTTGCCCCAGGCTGCTAACATCCTATGAAGCATGGACGGACACCCCTAGGAGTAGGCGTGTCGCCTTGTTCGACACTTGTATGACACTCATACGACACGTGTCGGAAAAGTCAAAAAAGTGTAGAAAAAGTCAGACAAGTATCTCCTAAAAAATGGTATTTTTCTTTGCTTTGACACTCTTTTAATCGGTGTCCAACATCCATATGACACTCATACCAAATATGTTACACAATTCAGACAAGTGTTTCaaacaaaaatttgttttttctttgCTTAACACACATTTAAACATGTATTGAAATAGCGTTTTCAATAAAGAATTAAagacattaattttgattaaaatattttcaagTCTTTTAATAATATATGGATAAATGAAGCACAAATACTATATCTTATATGTTGCAGAGTGTCGGTGTCCTATGTTTGTCGGAGTGTCCATATCGTGTTGTGCCCGTGTCAGAGTCCGTGCTTAGTAGCTAATGACTATCAACTAATTGCAACTGCTTTCATTGACATCAACAATAAGCACATAGTTTTTGCCTCAAACTACTAATTCCAAACCCTAAAATCACTGTATTTTGTTATTGTATACTAACTTCCATAAACATCATaccaaaataaaggaaaaaaatcAGCTTTATCATATTTCCTCACATTCCTACAAGTCCACAACACATTCAAATAAATAGTAACTTCAATTCCAATGCTACAAGAAACTgattcaacaaaaataaaattgaaaatccgCACCGAAATCATGCATGCGAAATACAATAGTTAAAGCACGTGTATATGTATTGATCAAAggtaaaataaaagcaaaacaaaaaaaaataaaaataaaaaataaaaaataaaaaagcgaaaagaaatgaaaaagaaagggTAAAGTGACGTACGTTGAAGTTATGAGAAGAGTTGGGAGTAGAGAGGTGAGAATGGAACAGTAACGGATGAATCGAGTGAAGTAATgaaattggagaagatgaagaatcggagagggaaagaagatgaagaagagggATTTTTGTGTTGTAGTTGCGTGGAGGAAGAAGAAATTACAGCgacaatattaatatttttattattattattataaagttTGCGTTAGGAAGGAGCATAGGTTTTTGATTGTTCTTTCTTCTTGCTTTTCTTCAatcgcttcttcttcttcttctcctttccaACAAGATTGCCCAATTGAAACGCCCCGTTTCGCTCGCGCAAAAATATTTATTTCGGGTCGGGTTGTGCATGATTTACTCTATTTGAACCGtcatattaaaaaattgaatataatattaattaataagtaTGTATATAATATGatatgataaattaattaaaagggTTATTTTTAACGTGACTGGAATTTTAaaagttactttttttttttttttaatgacaactagtaaaggacccgtgcgttcgcaggggtcacgtaaagtcgatataaatactaaataaattttatatagttatggttaaaaaatatatatataaatttatacaaattaaaaaaaattaatattaaattaatttattaagttgtagtagttgtcaagatatacataaattttttaattgctattaaacaaatatatgttgTTTTGACCCGTCagacatgcctataatttttataagagtttataattataattttacaatttctattaacaaatattataaaataaaacatattatacACAAAAAAACATattgatttaataaattaattagatttaatGAACGggataatattatttttgttaaatttgtgtAGTAATTTCGAAATTATATGCTATAGTAATTCAGAAGTTATTGAATATATGATCTCTAATAtctcaatttaagtaaatattttgtcggcccgtcagAAAAATAGGTTTGGCCCGCCGGGCATGCCTATAATTTCTAAATTCTTTTGTACTGTAAATTTATGAATtctattgatattatatgattttatcatgtaatagaaaataaatttaaatacagTTAAGTTTTATTACGAATCTCTGATAAATCTTACACAAATAACAATTGTTAAAAAACTTAAAAggaaaagtttttgaaaaatgaaatgtgataagtaaattgtaaaaaatataacatgaatataaaattcatataaatataaattcatATATTAGGATTATATATGCAAAAATATAGTATGAATTTATCcatcttttttataaatatttaatacataataaaataaattaaataaaaatcatgacgaatttgagtttttcataagaaaattgTGTTTTTCATACACCATAATTGTCTCATAATTTTTGTTAGAGACAAATATTATATCAATTGTTAGTATAATTGTTACCATTTTATCACTAAATATTTAGTAAATTTTTACGATTCTttttattttgcaaaaaaaaaattatgcaatTATTTTGTAACGATTGTGTTTTGGAACCTTTGAGTTTGTATTGGGCTTAACTAAAAGGTAGTGTATCAGCCTATTAAGTAACATCTAAATTCAAccatatatttttaaatgaattttgaATCATTAACCTTCTATAatgatatttaatttaattatttttaatactttaataatatttgttattttattatatttatttattataaatatgctAAAGTAATTCAGAAGTCATTAAACAtatcatttaatataataaagcaaaaggagtattttggcaagtttgtCAAGTGTCACTCCCTTATGCATTCTATcaatttctttcaattctatttatagtaaattttattacttctttatttatttatttatttatttaaattatttaattatttggttatattatttatatttatataataaaaatg from Vicia villosa cultivar HV-30 ecotype Madison, WI unplaced genomic scaffold, Vvil1.0 ctg.000010F_1_1, whole genome shotgun sequence encodes the following:
- the LOC131621668 gene encoding RING-H2 finger protein ATL16-like; its protein translation is MSQSSWPIVAIVVLSILAIVFIFISYLILVTKCYSNWWHPLRWISILPPSQNEEPFIAFSPRTWNRGVDESVIQEIPTFQFTKGEGGDDRRSVKGCVVCLNSFQEQDMLKVLPNCSHHFHLDCINIWLQTNANCPLCRTSISGNTQFPTNRNIAAPSSSPQDSQLFSNMGSDEDFVVIELWGEREHRGTMSHMQQERNESREIIASVSRTHSTARNMKEEKVVELKPWKCHSVSIMGDECIDVRKKDEQFSIQPIRRSFSLDSASDRKAYLEVQDIIRQNSRHRQNEDCGSEDCNSSKGRRSFFPFRYGRGSKTSSLARENRV
- the LOC131621667 gene encoding autophagy-related protein 9-like — its product is MFSRPSSSGAFSIFNWKKQSPSSLTTGLLNDSPEIELSTYGKIPSPGSESPSDLLNSESVYVEPIADLDLFFERLYSYYCEKGLWCIVIKWIVELLSLGFTICFSGFFLLYVDWNGLRNAKCGMDAVESGIKPCDLSKEALHQHPLTPLTLTKAIIVGYLGIFSIYWIFCFLRFFAQLKDTLEIRQFYYNSLHVTDNEIQTMPWATIVDKVVLVQSTRKLCVLKDLSVHDIVMRLMRKENYLIGMLNKGVLAFPISQWFPGAGPTVQSSPDGAQRRLVLPKTLEWTLNWCILQSMFDRNFYVRRDFVSNPKTLKKRLMVVGLAMLLLSPFLVIFMLAYLFLKHAEQFYNHPSTASSRRWSNLSRWMFREFNEVEHLFRHRINNSVLHASDYLKQFPSPIITIIAKFISFVSGGFAAVLIIIAFLEESLLEGHIFGRNLFWYAAVFGTITAISRAAIANDLLVLNPEVAISMVVQHTHYMPKRWRGKEITELVRIEFETLFQYTGMMLLEDMASIFLTPYLLLFVVPKRVDDILQYIADFTVNVEGVGHVCSFSTFDFQEHGNTHYGSPYNAPRHRRSSQGKMEKSLLSFQSSYPSWEPNAQGKQFFLNLRTFREQKLSAYANRHRSSSPRTWRGSPNMGDNGDRNRFVSREMPHSTFVTGNHLGSLWLIEGNQNNLPYLLDWYYTSQPHEATMSDVPFEPYGVTERYSRDYSMPSNLQQNEHEYEEYSNEYQEERAGSHLGASTSSPIFREGLIHDQNYNELPQATRSQWWARSRLQSGKAQTSFFEPPDFNDQTGWARSRLHSGKAQTSFFEPPDFNDQTAYKYHDKFSDRGSEDQDQEQYSYWRDHHDKLSRTALTDDLEAGEINLHFGDIYSSRPPETPTASF